One part of the candidate division WOR-3 bacterium genome encodes these proteins:
- a CDS encoding DUF3108 domain-containing protein: protein MLIFLLPILLAKTALRSQISSLHIPRSIKGLKGLTALFYNEHGFALMRKIFFIFYLPLLMSASSSKTFLMPGEKLMFEAHYGFINLGTLILEITDTATIAGKKCYLLSSFLNSHPDMRFIFSINDTLNTMTTVDGLLPVSYEKRIHEGKYSAHQKFQFCQESLYVLTAGSKINITHPVRDLLSFWYYLRLVPLVLKDTLILWIFERNEAHRIECLIQKKEVIKTPLGKFSTIRVTPRTAGKGIFGAGGSMDIWYTDDQNRLPVQIRTKLKFGTVNFKLKEVRN from the coding sequence ATGCTCATCTTTTTATTGCCAATCCTTTTGGCAAAGACCGCTTTGAGATCTCAAATCTCTTCGCTACACATCCCCCGATCGATAAAAGGATTGAAAGGCTTAACCGCCTTGTTCTATAACGAACATGGATTTGCTCTCATGAGAAAAATTTTTTTTATTTTCTATCTCCCTCTTCTCATGTCCGCCTCGTCTTCTAAAACCTTCCTTATGCCAGGAGAAAAACTTATGTTTGAAGCTCATTATGGATTCATCAATTTAGGCACCCTCATTCTGGAAATCACGGATACCGCGACAATTGCGGGTAAAAAGTGTTATCTGCTCTCTTCTTTCCTTAACTCCCATCCCGATATGCGTTTTATCTTTTCTATTAACGATACGCTAAATACCATGACCACGGTGGACGGATTGCTCCCGGTTAGTTATGAAAAGAGAATTCATGAAGGCAAGTATTCTGCACATCAGAAATTTCAATTCTGTCAGGAAAGCCTTTATGTGCTCACTGCCGGGTCAAAAATCAACATCACCCATCCTGTGAGGGATCTCCTCAGTTTCTGGTATTACCTCCGTCTCGTCCCGCTCGTTTTAAAAGATACATTGATTTTGTGGATTTTTGAGCGCAACGAAGCCCATCGTATAGAGTGTCTTATTCAAAAAAAAGAAGTAATAAAAACCCCACTGGGCAAATTCTCGACAATCCGTGTCACACCGCGAACTGCTGGCAAAGGCATCTTCGGTGCAGGCGGAAGCATGGATATCTGGTATACCGACGACCAAAATCGGCTACCCGTTCAAATCCGCACAAAATTAAAATTCGGGACGGTTAATTTTAAATTAAAGGAGGTAAGAAATTAA
- a CDS encoding M48 family metalloprotease has product MRETLYDQIAANKRKTFIFIVVTSLFLGAFGYIVVTLLDWGTAGYIFFALLIIIYNFVLYYNADKIALLSTGSVPADPEEFKQLHNVVEEVAIAAGVPKPKVYITPSPAPNAFATGRNPKNAAIAVTTGLLEIMNREELQGVIAHEMAHIRNYDILLMTVVSAIGGLIVLLRDFFLRSFLWGGRKRENRGRGGGILILLGLVLAIIAPLFVALIRAAISRQREYLADASGAYITRYPQGLAQALRKLKEYYQPLARASQSNAHLFIANPFGKDRFEISNLFATHPPIDKRIERLNRLVL; this is encoded by the coding sequence ATGCGCGAAACACTCTACGACCAGATCGCCGCCAACAAGCGCAAGACATTTATCTTTATCGTTGTCACCAGTTTATTTTTGGGTGCCTTTGGTTATATCGTTGTGACCTTATTAGATTGGGGGACAGCCGGCTACATTTTCTTTGCCTTACTCATCATCATTTACAATTTCGTTCTTTATTACAATGCCGATAAGATCGCCCTTCTTTCTACGGGTTCGGTTCCCGCAGACCCGGAAGAATTCAAACAACTCCATAATGTAGTAGAAGAAGTGGCAATCGCGGCTGGGGTACCAAAACCCAAAGTCTACATCACGCCCTCGCCCGCGCCTAACGCCTTCGCTACCGGAAGAAATCCCAAGAATGCTGCAATCGCCGTGACGACCGGTCTATTGGAGATCATGAATCGGGAAGAATTGCAGGGGGTAATTGCCCATGAGATGGCTCATATTCGCAATTACGATATCCTGCTCATGACGGTTGTCTCGGCTATCGGGGGGTTAATCGTTCTTTTGCGCGATTTCTTTTTAAGAAGTTTTCTCTGGGGTGGGAGAAAAAGAGAAAACCGGGGACGGGGTGGCGGCATATTAATTCTTTTGGGACTTGTGCTTGCAATCATCGCCCCATTATTCGTTGCGCTCATACGTGCTGCCATCTCGCGCCAGCGGGAATATCTTGCCGATGCCTCGGGTGCCTACATCACCCGGTACCCTCAGGGGCTTGCTCAGGCACTCCGTAAATTGAAAGAATACTATCAACCGTTAGCAAGGGCATCGCAGTCCAATGCTCATCTTTTTATTGCCAATCCTTTTGGCAAAGACCGCTTTGAGATCTCAAATCTCTTCGCTACACATCCCCCGATCGATAAAAGGATTGAAAGGCTTAACCGCCTTGTTCTATAA
- a CDS encoding LemA family protein, whose protein sequence is MTIFLIIIIILLVLWVFAIYNSLVTKRARVDNGWAQIDVQLKRRYDLIPNLVETVKGYAAHEKEVLEKVAELRSRAMGATNPKEAAEANNMLSTTLKTLFAVAENYPQLKANENFMRLQEELTATENKIAFARQFYNDVVMDYNATIQKFPQTIIASTFNFKPREFFTAPPEEKEAVKVKF, encoded by the coding sequence ATGACAATTTTTTTGATTATCATTATCATTCTTCTGGTCTTATGGGTCTTCGCGATCTACAATAGTCTTGTGACCAAAAGGGCCAGGGTGGATAACGGCTGGGCACAGATTGATGTTCAATTGAAACGACGCTATGATTTGATTCCCAATCTGGTAGAGACCGTGAAAGGTTATGCCGCACACGAAAAAGAGGTTCTTGAAAAGGTTGCTGAATTACGTTCCCGGGCAATGGGTGCCACCAATCCTAAAGAGGCAGCGGAAGCGAACAACATGCTCAGCACCACATTAAAGACTCTGTTTGCAGTTGCAGAAAATTATCCCCAGTTAAAGGCGAACGAGAATTTCATGAGGCTCCAGGAAGAGTTAACCGCCACTGAAAACAAGATCGCTTTTGCGCGCCAGTTCTATAACGATGTGGTGATGGATTATAATGCCACGATCCAGAAATTCCCACAAACAATCATCGCCTCAACCTTCAATTTCAAACCGCGGGAGTTCTTTACCGCCCCTCCGGAAGAGAAAGAGGCGGTGAAGGTAAAGTTCTGA